The stretch of DNA ATTGTAACTATTAAACATAAACTCTTAATGCCGACCCCTTCCATTAGGTTGGTAGCACAGTAATGTTAGTTTTACACAAACCTTTATGCATACcaaatattagctagctaacgttcatTATACTAGCTGCACATGTACCGATCGTAAGTTATAGCGTCATCCTAGTAAAGTATCTACTTATAAATGGGGCCCCATGCATGGCGAGATAAGTGGCCTTGTTCAGGCATGTGTgtccaggtgtttcaacagtgtCCGTTTCAATGTTGTGCATGCAGAAGTAAGTTACACGCGTAAGCAACATTAAATGTGTGTGCAACATCTCATGAAATTCacgtaaaatatattttaatgagcTTTTTCGTAATTCGTCGCTTAATATGGCAAGTGGTCATGGGCTGTGTAAATGAAACATGACAATTGAAGCACGACCTGTCGAGAGTCATACGTGCTCGGGAAATAATAATTGTCTACTGGTGGTCCTCGATAGTAGGGGGTGGATGAGGTAGGGGAGTTGGGATGCAGGGTTTAGTGGCACACGTTGTGGAGAAGTCATTCTAGCGAATAACTGGACGGTTGACCAGCATAACTTGAAAACGATAATTGCTAAGATCTCGCAACAAAGCACCGAGGCGCTGATATACGGCCAAGACCAATCCCAATAAAAGTATATCCATTCCAGTGGACACGATTAAAAAAGTTAAGGGAACAGTTGTCATGTCAGCCAATAACCTATTTCCACGTGTGATCTCAGACTCATAAGTTGACCATCTACACTTGCTGCTGAAAGTACTTGATGCTCATGTACATTAAACAGCACTCCCAGTTCCTCTAAGATCCTAGAACATCCATTTTCTGTCGCAGGAATATTTAGTTGTACGTAAACAAGATAAATATACAACCATAGATGGAATATAGAGCCAGAGATAAATTTACTGGCAAAGCCAGAATGCATTCctggagaaaaataataatgcataaacagataaataattattctctggcaAGGACAGGGTGCATACAATATGACTGTTATCATTTACAGTTAAGCAATTTAAATGACTTTGATTATTTTTAAGTCTACTCTGAGAGTCTATATTAGCTGCCTGATGGTAAAATGTAACTACATTTTAATTGATTGGCGATTAAACCCTTCTTATTATATGTAATTATTACCAGGGAAGTTCCCTGACTTATGTAAAACCAAATTATTTCCCTTGTCTGCTTCCAGAAGTATAAAGCCAAACAGGGCGAAATAGTCAGGGATGAATGGTTCATAAGATTTAAAATGACTTGGGCAAAGCAAACTGGCCTTAACCcaagtgtatttttttgtgttcttaGCGTCTTGCGTGAGCGCAGGTTTTACTTCAGCAGAGGTGTCCCGTGTTGCCCCAGTACCAAACAGAGCAGCCAGCTATGGGCAAGAAGACACAGCAGCGGCCCGATGAGGCAGAGGGGTCttcagaggaggaggaagaataTGTGGTGGAGAAAGTCCTGGACCGGAGGGTGGTGAAGGGGAGGGTGGAGTACTTTCTCAAGTGGAAAGGTTTTTCAGAGTAAGCCATCCAGACTTCTACAAAACTCCTACTACTTGCTCCTGAAAGTtgatgtgtgctaactggaaaaTTTACGTATTACTAATTAGGATGCATTAGTGTGTTCCTAGCAGCATATGTGCTCCTTGGAAAAATGTTTGCATAGAGCCCTGCCTTCCCTCTTTGGTCCTGAATAGCTATGAGGCATCTGTGAGGAGAACAGTGCGGCACAGTGGTGGAAGAAATACAATGTAACTTGAAGATTGAAATCCCCAGCGTGGCACTGACATGCTACCCTTGGGCAAAATACTGAACCTAaatttcttctgttcttctatATTCAGCTatggaaatgtgaaataatgtaaataaaaaaactgcaaactGTGAGTTGCAGTTGccaagagcatctgctaaacaaatagaaaatACCCTCCGGGTTTTATGTAGTTGAGAGGATCGGCAATTAGGACACACAGTCAGTTTAATTgacacagaggggcagtgttACAGATGCATTGCTGCCAAATAGTTCCTTATCACTGGGATGATATGCAGTGGGATTTCTGTGTTCACAGAACAGGAGCAATTAGCCTACATTATATATGCAAGAGGAAATAACCAAGAAACGTGGTGAGAATATGCCGCAGCATGAATCTGTTTGTTTCTGCCAACACTGGACTTACCACGTCCAATTAACTGCAGTGCGGCCTATAGTGTAactcaggggtgcacaacaagggccaacCCATTTCtcgattttgtgccaacttctgctcttaattatttaattggctcGATACATCTTGATCTGATATTCGTATAAGCAGCTGCAGACTGTTAGTGTATCCTAAAGTTTTTTATCTTGTTAAGTACAGGAGTGCACCAGCacagtttatagagctgtcagaaggTAAGGTATTTGGTTGCAACAACAACCAGCATGCATACCAGCTCTCCAGAAAATCAATGTCTTAAGTGGCTAACATTCCacatttttcagaaaacatAACACGTGGGAGCCAGAGAAAAACCTGGGTTGTCCCGAGCTCATTGGGGCGTTCATGAAGACGTACAAGAAGGGCGGGGATGGAGATGGTGCCCAGGCCAATAGCGCTGCGTCGTCAGAAGGGCGGTCCTCTGGCACCAAGAGGAAGAACTCCATTGACGAAGAGGAGGGAATGAAgccaaagaagaaaaaagaggtGTGTCCAAATGGACGGGAATTGCTTGGGTTAATTAACTACTATGTGAATGTTTGCTCAGGGTTCCCATGGGCCATAGAGCATTGAGAACTGTGAGTGTGCTTGAATCATGCTCGAGTGCATGATGATGTTGGATATTTCTGTCGATTTAGGAAAGATTCAAATTTTCCATGCCCATATAAattcagtgggcactttattaggaacacctgtacacctacttattcatgcgactatctaatcagccaatcgtgcgGCAGCAGTGCGATGCGTAAAATCAtccagatacaggtcaggagcttcagttaatgttcacatcaaccttcaGAAAGGGGTAAAAATgttatctcagtgattttgaccatggcatgattgttggagcCAGATAGGCTGCTTTCAGTATTTCTATAACTgatgattttcatgcacaacagtctctagagtttattcagaattgtggcagttctgtggacggaaATGCCTTCTTGATGAGAGAGGCCAACGGAGAACGGCctgactggtttgagctggccatctgcatcccttcatggccacaatttacgcatcttctaatggctacttccagcatgataatgcaccatgtcacaaagcaaaaaatctcaaactggtttcattgacaatgttcaatgttctttagtggccttcccagtcaccggatctgaatccaatagaacacatttggaatGTGGAAGAACGGGCTATTCACAGCATAAATGTGCAGctaacaaatctgcagaaattgcatgctGCATCATGTCAacatctcaaaggaatgttttcgaCATCTtatggaatccatgccacgaaGAATTGAgcctgttttgagagcaaagggaggcccttcCAAGTATTAGtataatgttcctaataaagtgctcagtgagtgtatatcttgtACAATGAAAATCAAAGCACCTTATTTTTCACttgagtatttatttttttacatttacaagatCGTTTAGAAAGGGTCCTTGAAAACTCTAGTTTTTCCCTTCCCAAAATTAAGAAGCAGACTTTGTCGGGGTAGTGAAATGCACTAACGGGGCTTTTGGCTGTTGTCTTTCGCTGTTCAGGATGAACTGATTGCATGTGGGTTTGAGAGGGGGCTGGAGCCAGAGAAGATCATCGGTGCAACAGACTCCTGTGGGGATCTCATGTTCCTCATGAAATGGTGAATGAGattcagaaattatttttttatgatgcCTTATTATAGTATGgctattatatttaatatattgcaCTCATTAGTGTGGGGAAGACATGGGGAATGAGTACTTACCTTTTCCATTTCAGCTTGTAACTGTCCTGAAAtggtttttgtgattaattcacagaataataatttcataattccTGATGACTATTATAAAGTGTGTTCAGAAAGCTTAATCTtcttagatttttttctcattttactgTTCTGCAAAGTcattttcctcccccccccccccccccctactccTATAAGTAGctttaatgtaaaaatgaaattaagtaTTTGGCATAGTATCCTATAGAGATCACAAAATACCTGTGCAAAGTCCACCAATGTTGATTTTGAATCCACCAGTTTTAATTGACATGATTGCAGAATAAATATCACAGACAAACTGGACAAACATTCAAGAGTATGCAGGTTAGGgggtgaatactttctgaaacattgtatatgttttctgtttaaaaatagctgattaaatgttttcttaatGTGCAACTGTACAAGGCAAAGgcaaagcttaaaaaaaaaaaaagtgataatTTAATTCAACCAGTCAGTGGATAATGTGCTATGTGACCTTGCCTGTTTGCTCCCCACTAACTCCATCCTCTTTACCCCAATGCAGGAAAGACTCTGACGAGGCGGACCTGGTGCTGGCAAAAGAGGCCAATCTTAAGTGTCCGCAGATCGTCATTGCGTTCTACGAGGAGAGGCTCACCTGGCACGAAGATGGAGACAAGAAAGAGAAGGACGCTGTTACAGCGTGAGGGTGGAGCTGCAGGCAGAGGGAGTGAATGCGATTGGTCCAAGCGCGTAACCTGCCCAGAGACGGACACGTGACATTCTCACCTCCAGCCCTCTGGAATGGAAAAGACTCAAAACTAGCCAACCGCAGGGGCTACTGCTCGCTTTACCATATCCATTCCTTTCCGTCCCATGCTCAGCCGTGTTGCAAGCAATGTGAAGGGCCAGCCCTCCTTTTTTGTTGTGAGACCTACAATAGAGGAAAGAAAAGActtcatggtttttttttttttttttcagatggtTGGGGTGGACATTTACGAGATGACTGAAGTTTTCACTGATCTTGTCCTGTAATctcattctttcatttgatgCCCAAGGAATAGATTGTGACTGTGTCTGaatttcactgtgtgtgacctTAGAGAAGCAAGCAGCAGTCTTGTTTTGGTATACTTTAATGGATCTTTTAATTGGGTGTAGAAAGGGACATATGGGGTGCTTGTGGCATATTGTCCCAGTGTAGACTGGTTTGGCAGTGATTCTGGGAGAGTATTGGCAATCACACCTGGGGGATAGATTTGCTATAGATTTTATTACTACTTCCTGTCTTATGTACTATACTGTTCCGAGAGCATTTTCTTTCCCTGTCAGGTTTTTCTGAACATTGCAAACTTCGAGAGCAATGAAAGGCATGCACACAATTATGCATCATATTTCAAATAGTGAAATCTTCATTTAACGTGCTTTAGGAAGAAAGGGCAAATCCAGGCAAATATGGTCCAGTCAGGAATTGGCTGGCCTAGTTCTGAATTTTCATGTTTGCAGGTGTCTGAAAGGTGCTAATCGAGTCTTTGGTTCTCAAGGAAAGCAACACGTCACTGGGACTTGGGACTTCACAAATTTTGGATTGTTAAACTGGTCTTTCAGTATGAAAACGGCCACATCCAAGCCTGCATTTGCCACGCCTCCTAATAGCTTTTTCTAAAAGGGAGCCGAAAGTGTATATAAACTGGACATATAATCTATGGTGTATGAGTGTACTGAGCAACTTTACACATTTTGAATATCTATGCGGTGTGTCACTTCAGGTTGTCGTAGAATCCCTATTTCTATGACCGATTCAACAGGGTTTTTAGAAATATATGATGTTGATGAATGATGCTGATTAGTAAAATGCATTCCTCTACCAATATGTAGTTTGAGTGTTGCCAtcgtttttccattttcttatgTGTACATCTTCCTATTATCTTCTGTACCCTTTGACATATCTTTCAGACATTTTACACTTTGTATATTGTAGTAAACCTCATTTataacagcaaaataaatgtcagtCTGTCATTAAGTCCAAAGTGGCTTCTGTCCTGTAGAAGGCATTTGCATTTTTCTGTTCAATGTTTGAGTCCCTTGGACATTTGGACTTTAAGATTTTGCAGAACTCTATAGAGACATTGGATATTTCAATGTGTAATTCAAGTATTTTGAAAGTTCTAATGCTCTAACTGAGTAGTGGTAGCCCAATTGGGCAAAAACCTTTGAAAATGTCTTAGAAAGTCTTAGAAACtcttttgtttctttgaatATACCCAGCAGAGGGTGCCAAAGTCCCAGGATTAAGCATTTTATACGGCCTGGAGATCTGCCGCTGTGATTTGAGTTTGATTTGGACGGAAGTCCTCGACAGCCTGTTGGTTGGGGAATGCGAATCACAGTGAGCTGAAACCAATTGTCTGCTTGCTTCCCAGATTTGTTTGTGCAGAGTGATTTACAGAATACATTACAATGCCAGCTCAATGAGCGCGTCCTCTGGTGCTCTGCTGGTACTATCCTGCCCACATTTAGCATCTGGCCAGGGCTCGCAAACTCATTTCCCTCTTTGACTTATGTGCCCATCTCATGCTGTCATAGCTACAGTTATTGCAGAAAGCGCCTCAGATCCCTGAAAGTAGAAACTATGGGCACGATTAAGTTTCATTAAATGCCCACCTATAGAACTGCTGGGTCCTGCCAGTCTTCCTCAGACTCACCTCATCAGGTTCCAGGTGTCCAGATGCCAGCTCTGCCTTAAATTACATTGGAGCGAGGACTCTTGATCTCCATTTTACTGCCCCCtgttttaaatgctttaaactcCTAGTTTTATCCTAGATCTAGCACGATGGAATTGTGTTGCCTTCATAGTGTTGTATTGCACCCAAAGATTACTGATTTCTCATCCTGGAGGACTACAGCATCTGTTGTTTTTGGGTGACTTTCCATAGTTgaatttaacaaacaaacaaaatgatattGAAGAATGACTGAACTGTAAAACAGATCTTAGGACCTCCATAATTCGATCTATCCTAGAGTAGGAAGTAGGAAATATCTTCATCTTTTTACGTGCCATGACTGTGAGCAGTGTGGTTTTCCCTGTACGTTAATAAAAAGGACTGAGTTGTAATATGGAGTACATACAATAGGAGCAGGAGCTCACCAGAAGATGGAGCTCCATGGCTGCTGATCCTGATCCTTCGCAACGTATAAGATTAAACCAGCTGTAAATTGTCTTCCAACAACTGGCACATACAGCTTTTAAATGATTTAGTCCTGTAGACAGCTTTGAAACAGGTGTGGATTCTGCCGCTCTTGTATTGTTAGCTTCAGCACTAGCTTTGCTGTCAATCCTTGATTTATGACATTAGAACCACGTTTTTTGGATTGTTGTGTCCAAAGTGTCGACTGacaggttgtttttttaaatagagaatttaatttacatttaatcaGAGAAAACGTGGATGACTATGAATCAATTTGTTTCTTTCTGTCCACTTGAGAAGGCCCAGGGAGTGTCACCTGAGAGTGCATTATTCATCCTCCTTCTGTCTTTAGTGACAAAGCCATTGGATCCCAGCACCCCAACTCCCCTAACCACCAAATAACAGTGACATCAGTCCTGACCACAGTAACCATACCAAGTAAAGCAAACTTTGCTGTGTTGTCTTGACAATGTTTTGCCAGTCAGAGTGCTGTCTATTTCTAGATAAAGTAAGTATTACTCTGGATAACACGTGGCACAGTTAGACTGTCAACTCTTATGCAAACCTCTCTGGCCCTGGGTTTTATTCCCCACCATGATGCTTTCTTTACTATGATACCATTTCTATATGTAACCCTCTGATTTCTCCTTTgaacaaagtgaaaacagaaAAGTACGCTTGGTGACTTTAGGATTGTGATCAGCTTATGATAGCATTCCACTGATGTTCAGTATGTAGTACAGTGAAACCTCAGTACAGCCTCATCTTTAATTAATAAAGTGAGtgtgaatattattttttgttaaatttcaTTGTCTCAATGAAAACATTGTCAACAGCATTCATTTGTAATGAATATTTACaatgataaaaatatatcattttaataattacTTCAAAAAACAATTAATTTTCAGAAAAATGGAATAGAACTACCCCAAGTCGATGTCTTAAGTCTTTGTGACAGTGCATCTGTTCTGTTtctgtgggttgtgtgtgtgttatgtgagaGTGTTGTGGGTGTAGTTATATGCTGAGTACAGGAAGTGCACAGGGAGGATGCGCTGGTTCCAGAGTGCTGGTGCCAGGCGGTTGCCCTGTCAGTCGCCCTGTCAGTGGGAGTGAGACGAGCTGGCGCTGCCTGAAGCGGAGGGGCCCGGGCCAGGCTAGCGACGGGCGCGACTCCCGGGCACCGCCTAGCCCAGCGGCGCCGCCGAAGTGGGCCGGCAGCGATGGGCGGCCGCAGACAGAAAGCTCTGCACTGCTCCCCTGCGTGCCTGCCCTCTCATCACTTTGAGCAATCCTAGCACGGCGCTCGctatctctcccctcctctctctatcgATTGTGGACTGAGGGAGTTTCGCAGTTTGCTGCATTCGATTCCAGATATGTCGTGGCGTACCGGTCTATAGGGAAAAATCTTAATGCTAGACGGAGGGACTGTTCTTCCCTTATTGTGTCTCAGTCCTCAGGCTTTAACCTGAATGGAGTTTTACATTTCGATAAGGGCTCCCACTTGTGTTGTCTGCAGTGCTTGGGTGGTAGGTTTTCCTGCAGGAGAGACTGACTGAGATGCCGGCTACCACGATGAAGCTTCCCACTTGCATTCTAATAGGCATTAATAGCAAAAGTTCTCCAATGTTTCATAGAGAGCTGATAATGTGAGCAATTAGCAGCGGCCGGCAGGTGGATAAATCATCTCTCCGCATCCCctgtgtgcagagagagaggccgcATCCATTTCCATTAAAGCGCTCGGTGATCAATGGCACCAATTACGCAGCCGCCACAGAGGAGGGTCAGACGTGCCTGGCTGGCACCGCGCGTGGCAGGCCCAGCCCGCCGTTCGCTCACACGTTTCTGCGCTCACATGTTTCTGCAGCAAGGCCGTCGGTCCTCGGAGCACAGGGCCTTCTTCACCTCTTTACGGTCGAACTTTTGGCaaaggggaaatattttttacgTGGTGAATCGCATTAGACTTTACGAAACCCGCCTGGCCCGAGAGAACACTGATCACCTTTGGTTCTCTGTAGTACAGACACTCAGCATCTaggtatgtatatgtatttacagtCTGTAGTATAGACACTCAGCATGTAGGTGGGTATATGTATTTACAGTCTGTAGTATAGACACTCAGCATGTAGGTGGGTATATGTATTTACAGTCTGTAGTATAGACACTCAGCATGTAGGTGGGTATATGTATTTACAGTCTGTAGTACAGACACTCAGCATGAAGGTATTTACAGCGCAGTGTGTTAGTATTAGGATAGTGACACAATTTTAGTGTTTTGGCTCTGGATGGCAGTACATTGGATTAGTAATGAAACCGTGTTATGCAGTGCCCTTCAAAATTATGGTAAAAGTAAAGTGATCATTTTTGAGAAAGATGAATATGATGtaaatcagcttttatttcatggtttaTGCACTCTCCAGTGAATCACACTAATCTAGCACTGTGTATGACCCTCTTTAgcctccagaacagcctgaattcttcaGGGTGCAGATTCAACAAGGTTCTGGAAACATCCCTTAGGGATCGTGGGCCATGCTAGCTCGAATGCATCA from Conger conger chromosome 14, fConCon1.1, whole genome shotgun sequence encodes:
- the LOC133110260 gene encoding chromobox protein homolog 5-like, giving the protein MGKKTQQRPDEAEGSSEEEEEYVVEKVLDRRVVKGRVEYFLKWKGFSEKHNTWEPEKNLGCPELIGAFMKTYKKGGDGDGAQANSAASSEGRSSGTKRKNSIDEEEGMKPKKKKEDELIACGFERGLEPEKIIGATDSCGDLMFLMKWKDSDEADLVLAKEANLKCPQIVIAFYEERLTWHEDGDKKEKDAVTA